A window of Grus americana isolate bGruAme1 chromosome 21, bGruAme1.mat, whole genome shotgun sequence contains these coding sequences:
- the ERRFI1 gene encoding ERBB receptor feedback inhibitor 1 isoform X1, with the protein MEARRPPLPRPAEAAPARRAPEPPGGARPRPAAAPYLPRRAPPPGREAGSEAGGAGGRRRHMRVARAAAPGLAGPLARSRSPGAAHASGRGRWRRAAAREARRGGAGACFLPLCWHGWHRGTKTHRCAAYLRGLAGRRLGCYPLCSPRRGARLHGDRKRSRDRSPSGWDPLGVSSARGHILGSQRGVPCVFFLSRNSISVLSHSPPSCSSRSWNENRRKPVKDCEFLGSRDITREQCTMSTAGVAAQEMRVPLKTGFLRTSPGMGTLKTCWGSHSGFENTFFNVDPIAVAYNLNPSTEQHLPSIGHSSNHASMNDHSFAESCIQVPSQKSSPSPVSPKNEQLISRYEDHLVPGFSKLSLTMGCVSEETPPHMPVKNGPIQFLSASSNDRSSRPLPPLPISEDLTPDEVDKEVEFLTSSDTDFLLEDYELPPFKSSAPSRRSFRGCGQINYAYFDAPTGPKPEDANPSQSLNGYISSIYPPPQQLHRRLRRSHSGPAGSLNKPVIRLSGHLNRSSPNSDEDKPEIPPRVPIPPRALKPDYRRWSAEVASSAYSDEDRPPKVPPREPLSRSNSRTPSPKSLPSYLNGVMPPTQSFAPDPKYVSSKALQRQNSEGSSNRVPCILPIIENGKKASSTHYYLLPERPPYLDKYEKFFREAEESSSNKEVQSWSGDCTATSAPTKLDSKPRMDIAGHLKRKHLSYVVSP; encoded by the exons ATGGAGGCGAGGCGTCCCCCGCTGCCGCGGCCTGCCGAggccgctcccgcccgccgcgcACCTGAGCCGCCCGGCGGGGCTCGGCCGCGGCCCGCGGCCGCCCCGTACCTGCCGCGCCGGGCTCCGCCGCCAGGGAGAGAAGCGGGGTCCGAAGCCGGCGGAGCGGGCGGCCGCCGGCGGCACATGCGGGTCGCCCGGGCCGCGGCGCCAGGGCTGGCCGGGCCCCTGGCACGGAGCCGCAGTCCCGGCGCGGCCCACGCCAGCGGGCGCGGGAGGTGGCGGCGGGCCGCGGCCCGGGAGGCGCGCCGGGGAGGAGCGGGAGCGTGTTTTCTGCCCTTGTGCTGGCACGGGTGGCACCGGGGGACTAAGACGCACCGCTGCGCCGCTTACCTGCGGGGTCTGGCGGGGAGGCGGCTCGGGTGCTACCCGCTCTGCTCgccgcggcggggagcgcgCCTTCACGGGGATCGGAAGCGCTCACGCGACAGGAGCCCCTCCGGGTGGGATCCGCTCGGGGTCAGCAGTGCCCGCGGCCACATTCTTGGAAGTCAGCGTGGCGTGCCATGCGTTTTCTTCCTGAGCCGAAACAGTATCAGTGTTCTCTCTCACTCGCCTCCGAGCTGCTCCTCTCGCTCCT GGAATGAAAACCGCAGGAAACCTGTCAAGGACTGTGAATTTCTAGGGTCGCGAGACATCACTAGAGAGCAGTGCACAATGTCAACTGCAGGAGTTGCTGCTCAGGAGATGAGAGTCCCATTAAAAACCGGATTTCTTCGCACTAGTCCAGGCATGGGGACTCTGAAAACCTGCTGGGGTAGCCACAGTGGATTTGAAAA tacGTTCTTTAATGTGGACCCTATAGCAGTGGCATATAATTTGAATCCATCAACAGAGCAACATTTACCATCCATTG GGCACTCTTCCAACCATGCTTCCATGAATGACCACAGCTTTGCTGAAAGTTGCATCCAAGTCCCATCTCAGAAATCCAGTCCATCTCCTGTAAGTCCCAAAAATGAACAGCTGATTTCAAGATATGAAGACCATCTCGTTCCTGGCTTTAGTAAACTGTCATTAACCATGGgctgtgtttctgaagaaacaCCTCCTCACATGCCAGTGAAAAACGGGCCAATTCAATTTCTGTCTGCATCTTCCAATGACCGTAGCTCCAGGCCACTACCCCCTCTGCCTATTTCTGAAGACCTTACTCCAGACGAGGTTGACAAAGAGGTGGAATTCCTGACTAGCTCAGATACTGACTTTTTGTTAGAAGATTATGAACTTCCTCCTTTTAAATCCAGTGCTCCAAGCCGGCGGAGCTTTAGGGGCTGTGGACAAATCAACTACGCATACTTTGATGCTCCAACAGGACCAAAACCAGAAGATGCCAACCCCTCACAAAGCCTAAATGGATACATATCCAGTATTTATCCCCCTCCACAGCAGCTGCATCGACGTTTGCGGAGGTCCCATTCCGGGCCAGCTGGATCTCTTAATAAACCAGTAATAAGACTATCTGGACACTTAAACAGGTCTTCTCCAAACTCTGACGAAGACAAACCAGAGATTCCACCGAGGGTTCCCATACCTCCAAGGGCTCTCAAACCAGATTACAGAAGGTGGTCAGCAGAAGTTGCTTCTAGTGCGTACAGTGATGAAGACAGGCCTCCAAAAGTGCCCCCAAGAGAACCTTTGTCACGCAGCAACTCCCGGACACCAAGTCCCAAAAGCCTGCCATCATACCTCAATGGGGTTATGCCCCCCACCCAGAGTTTTGCACCTGATCCTAAGTATGTCAGCAGCAAAGCTCTACAGAGACAAAATAGTGAAGGATCTTCCAACAGGGTCCCTTGCATTCTTCCGATTATTGAAAACGGTAAGAAGGCCAGTTCAACGCACTACTATCTGCTGCCTGAAAGGCCTCCATATTTGGACAAGTATGAGAAATtcttcagagaagcagaagaaagtagCTCTAACAAAGAGGTTCAGTCTTGGTCTGGTGACTGCACAGCCACTTCAGCCCCAACAAAACTGGACTCGAAACCTAGAATGGACATAGCTGGTCATCTGAAACGGAAACACCTGTCCTATGTGGTTTCCCCATAG
- the ERRFI1 gene encoding ERBB receptor feedback inhibitor 1 isoform X2 — translation MSTAGVAAQEMRVPLKTGFLRTSPGMGTLKTCWGSHSGFENTFFNVDPIAVAYNLNPSTEQHLPSIGHSSNHASMNDHSFAESCIQVPSQKSSPSPVSPKNEQLISRYEDHLVPGFSKLSLTMGCVSEETPPHMPVKNGPIQFLSASSNDRSSRPLPPLPISEDLTPDEVDKEVEFLTSSDTDFLLEDYELPPFKSSAPSRRSFRGCGQINYAYFDAPTGPKPEDANPSQSLNGYISSIYPPPQQLHRRLRRSHSGPAGSLNKPVIRLSGHLNRSSPNSDEDKPEIPPRVPIPPRALKPDYRRWSAEVASSAYSDEDRPPKVPPREPLSRSNSRTPSPKSLPSYLNGVMPPTQSFAPDPKYVSSKALQRQNSEGSSNRVPCILPIIENGKKASSTHYYLLPERPPYLDKYEKFFREAEESSSNKEVQSWSGDCTATSAPTKLDSKPRMDIAGHLKRKHLSYVVSP, via the exons ATGTCAACTGCAGGAGTTGCTGCTCAGGAGATGAGAGTCCCATTAAAAACCGGATTTCTTCGCACTAGTCCAGGCATGGGGACTCTGAAAACCTGCTGGGGTAGCCACAGTGGATTTGAAAA tacGTTCTTTAATGTGGACCCTATAGCAGTGGCATATAATTTGAATCCATCAACAGAGCAACATTTACCATCCATTG GGCACTCTTCCAACCATGCTTCCATGAATGACCACAGCTTTGCTGAAAGTTGCATCCAAGTCCCATCTCAGAAATCCAGTCCATCTCCTGTAAGTCCCAAAAATGAACAGCTGATTTCAAGATATGAAGACCATCTCGTTCCTGGCTTTAGTAAACTGTCATTAACCATGGgctgtgtttctgaagaaacaCCTCCTCACATGCCAGTGAAAAACGGGCCAATTCAATTTCTGTCTGCATCTTCCAATGACCGTAGCTCCAGGCCACTACCCCCTCTGCCTATTTCTGAAGACCTTACTCCAGACGAGGTTGACAAAGAGGTGGAATTCCTGACTAGCTCAGATACTGACTTTTTGTTAGAAGATTATGAACTTCCTCCTTTTAAATCCAGTGCTCCAAGCCGGCGGAGCTTTAGGGGCTGTGGACAAATCAACTACGCATACTTTGATGCTCCAACAGGACCAAAACCAGAAGATGCCAACCCCTCACAAAGCCTAAATGGATACATATCCAGTATTTATCCCCCTCCACAGCAGCTGCATCGACGTTTGCGGAGGTCCCATTCCGGGCCAGCTGGATCTCTTAATAAACCAGTAATAAGACTATCTGGACACTTAAACAGGTCTTCTCCAAACTCTGACGAAGACAAACCAGAGATTCCACCGAGGGTTCCCATACCTCCAAGGGCTCTCAAACCAGATTACAGAAGGTGGTCAGCAGAAGTTGCTTCTAGTGCGTACAGTGATGAAGACAGGCCTCCAAAAGTGCCCCCAAGAGAACCTTTGTCACGCAGCAACTCCCGGACACCAAGTCCCAAAAGCCTGCCATCATACCTCAATGGGGTTATGCCCCCCACCCAGAGTTTTGCACCTGATCCTAAGTATGTCAGCAGCAAAGCTCTACAGAGACAAAATAGTGAAGGATCTTCCAACAGGGTCCCTTGCATTCTTCCGATTATTGAAAACGGTAAGAAGGCCAGTTCAACGCACTACTATCTGCTGCCTGAAAGGCCTCCATATTTGGACAAGTATGAGAAATtcttcagagaagcagaagaaagtagCTCTAACAAAGAGGTTCAGTCTTGGTCTGGTGACTGCACAGCCACTTCAGCCCCAACAAAACTGGACTCGAAACCTAGAATGGACATAGCTGGTCATCTGAAACGGAAACACCTGTCCTATGTGGTTTCCCCATAG